The proteins below are encoded in one region of Pongo pygmaeus isolate AG05252 chromosome 20, NHGRI_mPonPyg2-v2.0_pri, whole genome shotgun sequence:
- the KCNA7 gene encoding potassium voltage-gated channel subfamily A member 7 — MEPRCPPPCGCCERLVLNVAGLRFETRARTLGRFPDTLLGDPARRGRFYDDARREYFFDRHRPSFDAVLYYYQSGGRLRRPAHVPLDVFLEEVAFYGLGAAALARLREDEGCPVPPERPLPRRAFARQLWLLFEFPESSQAARVLAVVSVLVILVSIVVFCLETLPDFRDDRDGTGLAALAAAGPFPARLNGSSQMPGNPPRLPFNDPFFVVETLCICWFSFELLVRLLVCPSKAIFFKNVMNLIDFVAILPYFVALGTELARQRGVGQQAMSLAILRVIRLVRVFRIFKLSRHSKGLQILGQTLRASMRELGLLIFFLFIGVVLFSSAVYFAEVDRVDSHFTSIPESFWWAVVTMTTVGYGDMAPVTVGGKIVGSLCAIAGVLTISLPVPVIVSNFSYFYHRETEGEEAGMFSHVDTQPCGPLEGKANGGLVDREVPELPPPLWAPPGKHLVTEV; from the exons ATGGAGCCGCGGTGCCCGCCGCCGTGCGGCTGCTGCGAGCGGCTGGTGCTCAACGTGGCGGGGCTGCGCTTCGAGACGCGGGCGCGCACGCTGGGCCGCTTCCCGGACACTCTGCTCGGGGACCCAGCGCGCCGCGGCCGCTTCTACGACGACGCGCGCCGCGAGTACTTCTTCGACCGGCACCGGCCCAGCTTCGACGCCGTGCTCTACTACTACCAGTCGGGCGGGCGGCTGCGGCGGCCGGCGCACGTGCCGCTCGAcgtcttcctggaggaggtggccttCTACGGGCTGGGCGCGGCGGCCCTGGCGCGCCTGCGCGAGGACGAGGGCTGCCCGGTGCCGCCCGAGCGCCCCCTGCCCCGCCGCGCCTTCGCGCGCCAGCTGTGGCTGCTCTTCGAGTTTCCCGAGAGCTCTCAGGCCGCGCGCGTACTCGCCGTAGTCTCCGTGCTGGTCATCCTCGTCTCCATCGTTGTCTTCTGCCTCGAGACGCTGCCTGACTTCCGCGACGACCGCGACGGCACGGGGCTTGCTGCTCTAGCAGCAGCCGGCCCG TTCCCCGCTCGGCTGAATGGCTCCAGCCAAATGCCTGGAAATCCACCCCGCCTGCCCTTCAATGACCCGTTCTTCGTGGTGGAGACGCTGTGTATTTGTTGGTTCTCCTTTGAGCTGCTGGTACGCCTCCTGGTCTGTCCAAGCAAGGCGATCTTCTTCAAGAACGTGATGAACCTCATCGATTTTGTGGCTATCCTTCCCTACTTTGTGGCGCTGGGCACCGAGCTGGCCCGGCAGCGAGGGGTGGGCCAGCAGGCCATGTCACTGGCCATCCTGAGAGTCATCCGATTGGTGCGTGTCTTCCGCATCTTCAAGCTGTCCCGGCACTCAAAGGGCCTGCAAATCTTGGGCCAGACGCTTCGGGCCTCCATGCGTGAGCTGGGCCTCCTCATCTTTTTCCTCTTCATCGGTGTGGTCCTCTTTTCCAGCGCCGTCTACTTTGCCGAAGTCGACCGGGTGGACTCCCACTTCACTAGCATCCCTGAGTCTTTCTGGTGGGCGGTAGTCACCATGACTACAGTTGGCTATGGAGACATGGCACCCGTCACTGTAGGTGGCAAGATAGTGGGCTCTCTGTGTGCCATTGCCGGCGTGCTGACCATTTCCCTGCCAGTGCCCGTCATTGTCTCCAATTTCAGCTACTTTTATCACCGGGAGACAGAGGGCGAAGAGGCTGGGATGTTCAGCCACGTGGACACGCAGCCTTGTGGCCCACTGGAGGGCAAGGCCAATGGGGGGCTGGTGGACAGGGAGGTACCTGAGCTACCACCTCCACTCTGGGCACCCCCAGGGAAACACCTGGTCACCGAAGTGTGA
- the LOC129020243 gene encoding choriogonadotropin subunit beta 3 isoform X2: protein MEMLQGLLLLMLLSMGGTWASKEPLRPRCRPINATLAVEKEGCPVCVTVNTTICAGYCPTMTRVLQSVLPPLPQVVCNYRDVRFEYIRLPGCPRGVNPVVSYAVALSCQCALCRRSTTDCGGPKDHPLTCDDPRFQDPSSSKAPPPSLPSPSRLPEPSGTPFLPQ from the exons ATGGAGATGCTCCAG GGGCTGCTGCTGTTGATGCTGCTGAGCATGGGCGGGACATGGGCATCCAAGGAGCCACTTCGGCCACGGTGCCGCCCCATCAATGCCACCCTGGCTGTCGAGAAGGAGGGCTGCCCCGTGTGCGTCACCGTCAACACCACCATCTGTGCCGGCTACTGCCCCACCATG ACGCGCGTGCTGCAGTCGGTCCTGCCGCCCCTGCCTCAGGTGGTGTGCAACTACCGCGATGTGCGCTTCGAATACATCCGGCTCCCTGGCTGCCCGCGAGGCGTGAACCCCGTGGTCTCCTACGCCGTGGCTCTCAGCTGTCAATGTGCACTCTGCCGCCGCAGCACCACTGACTGCGGGGGTCCCAAGGACCACCCCTTGACCTGTGATGACCCCCGCTTCCAGGACCCCTCTTCCTCAAAGGCCCCTCCCCCCAGCCTTCCAAGTCCATCCCGACTCCCGGAGCCCTCAGGCACCCCGTTCCTCCCACAATAA
- the LOC129020242 gene encoding choriogonadotropin subunit beta variant 2: MGRPGLRAVVSDPGEAVSLSQGLLLLMLLSMGGTWASKEPLRPRCRPINATLAVEKEGCPVCVTVNTTICAGYCPTMTRVLQSVLPPLPQVVCNYRDVRFEYIRLPGCPRGVNPVVSYAVALSCQCALCRRSTTDCGGPKDHPLTCDDPRFQDPSSSKAPPPSLPSPSRLPEPSNTPFLPQ, from the exons ATGGGAAGGCCAGGGCTCAGGGCTGTGGTCTCAGACCCGGGTGAAGCAGTGTCCTTGTCCCAGGGGCTGCTGCTGTTGATGCTGCTGAGCATGGGCGGGACATGGGCATCCAAGGAGCCGCTTCGGCCACGGTGCCGCCCCATCAATGCCACCCTGGCTGTCGAGAAGGAGGGCTGCCCCGTGTGTGTCACCGTCAACACCACCATCTGTGCCGGCTACTGTCCCACCATG ACGCGCGTGCTGCAGTCGGTCCTGCCGCCCCTGCCTCAGGTGGTGTGCAACTACCGCGATGTGCGCTTCGAATACATCCGGCTCCCTGGCTGCCCGCGAGGCGTGAACCCCGTGGTCTCCTACGCCGTGGCTCTCAGCTGTCAATGTGCACTCTGCCGCCGCAGCACCACTGACTGCGGGGGTCCCAAGGACCACCCCTTGACCTGTGATGACCCCCGCTTCCAGGACCCCTCTTCCTCAAAGGCCCCTCCCCCCAGCCTTCCAAGTCCATCCCGACTCCCGGAGCCCTCGAACACCCCGTTCCTCCCACAATAA
- the LOC129020245 gene encoding choriogonadotropin subunit beta variant 2 isoform X1 has translation MGRAGLRAVVSDPGEAVSLSQGLLLLMLLSMGRTWASKEPLRPRCRPINATLAVEKEGCPVCVTVNTTICAGYCPTMTRVLQSVLPPLPQVVCNYRDVRFEYIRLPGCPRGVNPVVSYAVALSCQCALCRRSTTDCGGPKDHPLTCDDPRFQDPSSSKAPPPSLPSPSRLPEPSDTPFLPQ, from the exons ATGGGAAGGGCAGGGCTCAGGGCTGTGGTCTCAGACCCGGGTGAAGCAGTGTCCTTGTCCCAGGGGCTGCTGCTGTTGATGCTGCTGAGCATGGGCAGGACATGGGCATCCAAGGAGCCGCTTCGGCCACGGTGCCGCCCCATCAATGCCACCCTGGCTGTGGAGAAGGAGGGCTGCCCCGTGTGCGTCACCGTCAACACCACCATCTGTGCCGGTTACTGCCCCACCATG ACGCGCGTGCTGCAGTCGGTCCTGCCGCCCCTGCCTCAGGTGGTGTGCAACTACCGCGATGTGCGCTTCGAATACATCCGGCTCCCTGGCTGCCCGCGAGGCGTGAACCCCGTGGTCTCCTACGCCGTGGCTCTCAGCTGTCAATGTGCACTCTGCCGCCGCAGCACCACTGACTGCGGGGGTCCCAAGGACCACCCCTTGACCTGTGATGACCCCCGCTTCCAGGACCCCTCTTCCTCAAAGGCCCCTCCCCCCAGCCTTCCAAGTCCATCCCGACTCCCGGAGCCCTCAGACACCCCGTTCCTCCCACAATAA
- the LOC129020243 gene encoding choriogonadotropin subunit beta variant 2 isoform X1, whose product MGRPGLRAAVSDPGEAVSLSQGLLLLMLLSMGGTWASKEPLRPRCRPINATLAVEKEGCPVCVTVNTTICAGYCPTMTRVLQSVLPPLPQVVCNYRDVRFEYIRLPGCPRGVNPVVSYAVALSCQCALCRRSTTDCGGPKDHPLTCDDPRFQDPSSSKAPPPSLPSPSRLPEPSGTPFLPQ is encoded by the exons ATGGGAAGGCCAGGGCTCAGGGCTGCGGTCTCAGACCCGGGTGAAGCAGTGTCCTTGTCCCAGGGGCTGCTGCTGTTGATGCTGCTGAGCATGGGCGGGACATGGGCATCCAAGGAGCCACTTCGGCCACGGTGCCGCCCCATCAATGCCACCCTGGCTGTCGAGAAGGAGGGCTGCCCCGTGTGCGTCACCGTCAACACCACCATCTGTGCCGGCTACTGCCCCACCATG ACGCGCGTGCTGCAGTCGGTCCTGCCGCCCCTGCCTCAGGTGGTGTGCAACTACCGCGATGTGCGCTTCGAATACATCCGGCTCCCTGGCTGCCCGCGAGGCGTGAACCCCGTGGTCTCCTACGCCGTGGCTCTCAGCTGTCAATGTGCACTCTGCCGCCGCAGCACCACTGACTGCGGGGGTCCCAAGGACCACCCCTTGACCTGTGATGACCCCCGCTTCCAGGACCCCTCTTCCTCAAAGGCCCCTCCCCCCAGCCTTCCAAGTCCATCCCGACTCCCGGAGCCCTCAGGCACCCCGTTCCTCCCACAATAA
- the NTF4 gene encoding neurotrophin-4, with amino-acid sequence MLPLPSCSLPILLLFLLPSVPIESQPPPSTLPPFLAPEWDLLSPRVVLSRGAPAGPPLLFLLEAGAFRESAGAPANRSRRGVSETAPASRRGELAVCDAVSGWVTDRRTAVDLRGREVEVLGEVPAAGGSPLRQYFFETRCKADNTEEGGPGAGGGGCRGVDRRHWLSECKAKQSYVRALTADAQGRVGWRWIRIDTACVCTLLSRTGRA; translated from the coding sequence ATGCTCCCTCTCCCCTCATGctccctccccatcctcctccttttcctcctccccagTGTGCCAATTGAGTCCCAACCCCCACCCTCAACATTGCCCCCTTTTCTGGCCCCTGAGTGGGACCTTCTGTCCCCCCGAGTAGTCCTGTCTAGGGGTGCCCCTGCTGGGCCCCCTCTGCTCTTCCTGCTGGAGGCTGGGGCCTTTCGGGAGTCAGCAGGTGCCCCGGCCAACCGCAGCCGGCGTGGGGTGAGCGAAACTGCACCAGCGAGTCGTCGGGGTGAGCTGGCTGTGTGCGATGCAGTCAGTGGCTGGGTGACAGACCGCCGGACCGCTGTGGACTTGCGTGGGCGCGAGGTGGAGGTGTTGGGCGAGGTGCCTGCAGCTGGCGGCAGTCCCCTCCGCCAGTACTTCTTTGAAACCCGCTGCAAGGCTGATAATACTGAGGAAGGTGGCCCAGGGGCAGGTGGAGGGGGCTGCCGGGGAGTGGACAGGAGGCACTGGTTATCTGAGTGCAAGGCCAAGCAGTCCTATGTGCGGGCATTGACCGCTGATGCCCAGGGCCGTGTGGGTTGGCGATGGATTCGAATTGACACTGCCTGCGTCTGCACACTCCTCAGCCGGACTGGCCGGGCCTGA
- the LOC129020246 gene encoding LOW QUALITY PROTEIN: stabilizer of axonemal microtubules 3-like (The sequence of the model RefSeq protein was modified relative to this genomic sequence to represent the inferred CDS: deleted 1 base in 1 codon) has protein sequence MASGTLALRCGPPWSSISATEMPESWPNWHFTSSYVTHGIIPPVPFTPPTVLSTVADPLPPTAKQDSRIWAFDEVLSRWETTSGSAYVPKTHGWPCAQPRAPEPADPTRTVGIKDSGEKLRHRGWCLPLTTKYQSSEPRAQYTCSPGPDARAPKYIGPQPSQLSTHHRGGPSQALISCTQNPALSGRPFTVSDRGVLDRRQLYLTTSARDFRFYPKTELSGYPRKDYLTYWSFEERPQLWSHDSQRQPCLCSSRPPPAPHGGALSLAQESYSPSLHPLRRLDRFRPLEATWRGPHWKPLPGIHSLPKAYSTENSRSGSWKPALVGACPASPTPDTLPGLGAERSSGPPLTTQCPDLGGLALIKSIRSVGTGLAQTRPPSCGRIAGKGLSPDNVPGGCGPAGRTHLLRAYSIISQIT, from the exons ATGGCCAGTGGCACCCTGGCTCTGCGCTGTGGCCCCCCGTGGTCTTCCATCTCTGCAACGGAGATGCCTGAATCCTGGCCCAACTGGCATTTCACCAGCAGCTACGTTACCCATGGCATTATCCCACCCGTACCCTTCACCCCGCCCACGGTGCTG TCCACGGTCGCGGACCCTCTACCTCCGACTGCAAAGCAGGATTCTCGCATCTGGGCTTTCGACGAGGTCCTCAGCAGATGGGAGACAACCTCTGGCTCGGCCTACGTGCCCAAGACCCATGGCTGgccctgcgcccagcccagagccCCAGAGCCTGCAGACCCCACGCGGACTGTGGGGATCAAGGATTCAGGAGAAAAG CTCAGACACCGCGGCTGGTGCCTCCCACTGACCACAAAGTACCAGAGCAGCGAGCCGAGGGCGCAGTACACTTGCTCTCCAGGCCCGGACGCGCGCGCCCCCAAATACATCGGGCCCCAG CCCTCACAACTCTCAACCCACCACCGCGGGGGGCCTTCCCAG GCTCTAATCTCCTGCACGCAGAACCCCGCGCTGTCTGGCCGGCCTTTCACAGTATCCGACCGGGGCGTCCTGGACCGCCGCCAGCTCTATCTAACCACCTCGGCGCGGGACTTTCGGTTCTATCCCAA GACGGAGCTGTCCGGATACCCCCGCAAGGACTACCTGACATACTGGAGTTTCGAAGAGAGGCCCCAACTCTGGAGTCACGACTCGCAGCGGCAGCCCTGTCTCTGCTCCTCCCGGCCGCCTCCAGCGCCGCACGGCGGGGCCCTGTCTCTGGCTCAGGAATCCTACAGCCCCTCGCTGCACCCGCTCCGACGGCTCGACCGCTTCCGCCCGCTGGAGGCGACCTGGCGTGGCCCCCACTGGAAGCCCCTGCCGGGCATCCACAGCCTCCCGAAAGCCTACAGCACCGAGAACTCCCGCTCAGGCAGCTGGAAGCCGGCGCTAGTGGGAGCCTGCCCggccagccccaccccagacacGCTCCCTGGCCTGGGGGCGGAGCGGAGCTCTGGACCTCCGCTCACTACCCAGTGTCCGGACCTAGGCGGGCTCGCACTCATTAAGTCTATCCGCAGTGTGGGGACAGGACTAGCCCAGACACGCCCACCCAGCTGCGGCAGGATCGCGGGGAAGGGACTAAGTCCAGATAATGTCCCCGGAGGCTGTGGACCCGCGGGCAGGACACACCTCCTGCGGGCCTATTCAATAATCAGTCAAATCACCTGA
- the LOC129020241 gene encoding choriogonadotropin subunit beta variant 2, translating to MGRPGLRAAVSDPGEAVSLSQGLLLLMLLSMGGTWASKEPLRPRCRPINATLAVEKEGCPVCVTVNTTICAGYCPTMTRVLQSVLPPLPQVVCNYRDVRFEYIRLPGCPRGVNPVVSYAVALSCQCALCRRSTTDCGGPKDHPLTCDDPRFQDPSSSKAPPPSLPSPSRLPEPSGTPFLPQ from the exons ATGGGAAGGCCAGGGCTCAGGGCTGCGGTCTCAGACCCGGGTGAAGCAGTGTCCTTGTCCCAGGGGCTGCTGCTGTTGATGCTGCTGAGCATGGGCGGGACATGGGCATCCAAGGAGCCGCTTCGGCCACGGTGCCGCCCCATCAATGCCACCCTGGCTGTGGAGAAGGAGGGCTGCCCCGTGTGCGTCACCGTCAACACCACCATCTGTGCCGGTTACTGCCCCACCATG ACGCGCGTGCTACAGTCGGTCCTGCCGCCCCTGCCTCAGGTGGTGTGCAACTACCGCGATGTGCGCTTCGAATACATCCGGCTCCCTGGCTGCCCGCGAGGCGTGAACCCCGTGGTCTCCTACGCCGTGGCTCTCAGCTGTCAATGTGCACTCTGCCGCCGCAGCACCACTGACTGCGGGGGTCCCAAGGACCACCCCTTGACCTGTGATGACCCCCGTTTCCAGGACCCCTCTTCCTCAAAGGCCCCTCCCCCCAGCCTTCCAAGTCCATCCCGACTCCCGGAGCCCTCAGGCACCCCGTTCCTCCCACAATAA
- the LOC129020245 gene encoding choriogonadotropin subunit beta 3 isoform X2 — protein sequence MEMLQGLLLLMLLSMGRTWASKEPLRPRCRPINATLAVEKEGCPVCVTVNTTICAGYCPTMTRVLQSVLPPLPQVVCNYRDVRFEYIRLPGCPRGVNPVVSYAVALSCQCALCRRSTTDCGGPKDHPLTCDDPRFQDPSSSKAPPPSLPSPSRLPEPSDTPFLPQ from the exons ATGGAGATGCTCCAG GGGCTGCTGCTGTTGATGCTGCTGAGCATGGGCAGGACATGGGCATCCAAGGAGCCGCTTCGGCCACGGTGCCGCCCCATCAATGCCACCCTGGCTGTGGAGAAGGAGGGCTGCCCCGTGTGCGTCACCGTCAACACCACCATCTGTGCCGGTTACTGCCCCACCATG ACGCGCGTGCTGCAGTCGGTCCTGCCGCCCCTGCCTCAGGTGGTGTGCAACTACCGCGATGTGCGCTTCGAATACATCCGGCTCCCTGGCTGCCCGCGAGGCGTGAACCCCGTGGTCTCCTACGCCGTGGCTCTCAGCTGTCAATGTGCACTCTGCCGCCGCAGCACCACTGACTGCGGGGGTCCCAAGGACCACCCCTTGACCTGTGATGACCCCCGCTTCCAGGACCCCTCTTCCTCAAAGGCCCCTCCCCCCAGCCTTCCAAGTCCATCCCGACTCCCGGAGCCCTCAGACACCCCGTTCCTCCCACAATAA
- the LOC129020240 gene encoding choriogonadotropin subunit beta 3: protein MEMLQGLLLLMLLSMGGTWASKEPLRPRCRPINATLAVEKEGCPVCVTVNTTICAGYCPTMTRVLQSVLPPLPQVVCNYRDVRFEYIRLPGCPRGVNPVVSYAVALSCQCALCRRSTTDCGGPKDHPLTCDDPRFQDPSSSKAPPPSLPSPSRLPEPSGTPFLPQ from the exons ATGGAGATGCTCCAG GGGCTGCTGCTGTTGATGCTGCTGAGCATGGGCGGGACATGGGCATCCAAGGAGCCGCTTCGGCCACGGTGCCGCCCCATCAATGCCACCCTGGCTGTCGAGAAGGAGGGCTGCCCCGTGTGTGTCACCGTCAACACCACCATCTGTGCCGGCTACTGTCCCACCATG ACGCGCGTGCTGCAGTCGGTCCTGCCGCCCCTGCCTCAGGTGGTGTGCAACTACCGCGATGTGCGCTTCGAATACATCCGGCTCCCTGGCTGCCCGCGAGGCGTGAACCCCGTGGTCTCCTACGCCGTGGCTCTCAGCTGTCAATGTGCACTCTGCCGCCGCAGCACCACTGACTGCGGGGGTCCCAAGGACCACCCCTTGACCTGTGATGACCCCCGCTTCCAGGACCCCTCTTCCTCAAAGGCCCCTCCCCCCAGCCTTCCAAGTCCATCCCGACTCCCGGAGCCCTCAGGCACCCCGTTCCTCCCACAATAA
- the LOC129020245 gene encoding choriogonadotropin subunit beta 3 isoform X3, whose protein sequence is MLLSMGRTWASKEPLRPRCRPINATLAVEKEGCPVCVTVNTTICAGYCPTMTRVLQSVLPPLPQVVCNYRDVRFEYIRLPGCPRGVNPVVSYAVALSCQCALCRRSTTDCGGPKDHPLTCDDPRFQDPSSSKAPPPSLPSPSRLPEPSDTPFLPQ, encoded by the exons ATGCTGCTGAGCATGGGCAGGACATGGGCATCCAAGGAGCCGCTTCGGCCACGGTGCCGCCCCATCAATGCCACCCTGGCTGTGGAGAAGGAGGGCTGCCCCGTGTGCGTCACCGTCAACACCACCATCTGTGCCGGTTACTGCCCCACCATG ACGCGCGTGCTGCAGTCGGTCCTGCCGCCCCTGCCTCAGGTGGTGTGCAACTACCGCGATGTGCGCTTCGAATACATCCGGCTCCCTGGCTGCCCGCGAGGCGTGAACCCCGTGGTCTCCTACGCCGTGGCTCTCAGCTGTCAATGTGCACTCTGCCGCCGCAGCACCACTGACTGCGGGGGTCCCAAGGACCACCCCTTGACCTGTGATGACCCCCGCTTCCAGGACCCCTCTTCCTCAAAGGCCCCTCCCCCCAGCCTTCCAAGTCCATCCCGACTCCCGGAGCCCTCAGACACCCCGTTCCTCCCACAATAA